In one Corallococcus sp. EGB genomic region, the following are encoded:
- a CDS encoding thiolase family protein yields the protein MSSEAFIVDAVRTPIGRYRGALQAVRPDDLAAHVLAALVARQGLDAARVDEVFLGCANQAGEDNRNVARMALLLAGLPQEVPGVTVNRLCASGLEAVIQGCRMIRLGEADVVLAGGVESMTRAPWSMPKPEEGFPSGKVEAWDTALGWRYPNPRLAERFPLEQMGETAENVAARWGIAREAQDAFALASHQKAVAARAEGRFGRELVPVEVPQRKGPPLRVTEDEGPRSDTSLARLGTLRAAFREGGSVTAGNASTLNDGASAVLLMSERALKATGKTPLARFVSSASAGVDPRFMGVGPVPSTRKALERAGWTADALDLVELNEAFAAQALACMRDLELPPERVNVNGGAIALGHPLGASGARIVTTLVHELERRGARRGLATLCVGVGQGLAMTVER from the coding sequence ATGTCGTCGGAAGCCTTCATCGTCGATGCGGTGCGAACGCCCATCGGGCGCTACCGGGGCGCGCTCCAGGCCGTGCGGCCGGATGACCTGGCCGCGCACGTGCTCGCCGCGCTGGTGGCGCGGCAGGGCCTGGACGCCGCGCGCGTGGACGAGGTGTTCCTGGGCTGCGCGAACCAGGCGGGCGAGGACAATCGCAACGTGGCGCGCATGGCGCTGCTGCTCGCGGGACTGCCCCAGGAGGTGCCAGGCGTCACCGTCAACCGCTTGTGCGCCAGCGGCCTGGAGGCCGTCATCCAGGGGTGCCGGATGATCCGCCTGGGCGAGGCGGACGTGGTGCTGGCGGGAGGCGTGGAGTCCATGACGCGCGCGCCCTGGTCCATGCCGAAGCCCGAGGAGGGCTTCCCGTCCGGGAAGGTGGAGGCGTGGGACACGGCGCTCGGCTGGCGCTACCCGAACCCCCGGCTGGCGGAGCGCTTCCCGCTGGAGCAGATGGGAGAGACGGCGGAGAACGTGGCCGCGAGGTGGGGCATCGCGCGCGAGGCGCAGGACGCCTTCGCGCTGGCGTCGCACCAGAAGGCGGTGGCCGCGCGCGCGGAGGGCCGCTTCGGCAGGGAGCTGGTTCCGGTGGAGGTGCCCCAGCGCAAGGGACCGCCCCTGCGGGTGACGGAGGATGAAGGCCCCCGCTCCGACACGTCGCTCGCCCGGCTGGGCACGCTGCGCGCCGCGTTCCGCGAAGGCGGGAGCGTCACGGCGGGCAACGCGTCCACGCTCAACGATGGCGCATCCGCGGTGCTGCTGATGAGCGAGCGGGCGCTGAAGGCCACCGGCAAGACGCCCCTGGCGCGCTTCGTGAGCAGCGCGAGCGCGGGCGTGGACCCGCGCTTCATGGGGGTGGGCCCCGTGCCGTCGACGCGCAAGGCGCTGGAGCGCGCGGGCTGGACGGCGGACGCCCTGGACCTGGTGGAGCTCAACGAGGCCTTCGCGGCGCAGGCGCTCGCATGCATGCGGGACCTGGAGCTGCCGCCGGAGCGGGTGAACGTGAATGGCGGCGCCATTGCCCTGGGGCACCCGCTGGGCGCGAGCGGGGCGCGCATCGTGACCACGCTGGTCCACGAGTTGGAGCGGCGGGGCGCGCGGCGCGGGCTGGCCACGCTGTGCGTCGGCGTGGGCCAGGGACTGGCGATGACGGTGGAACGATGA
- a CDS encoding acyl-CoA thioesterase produces MTSPSIPSSATETRMVDMVFPDQTNHYGTLFGGQALRLMDMSAFITASRYARRTVVTASSERVDFHTPVRQGQLVELVGRVVATGRTSVTVDVELFAEDLLSGARQLCTRGRFILVALDAERRPTAVPPLAPENQT; encoded by the coding sequence ATGACGTCCCCTTCCATCCCCTCGTCCGCCACGGAGACCCGCATGGTGGACATGGTCTTCCCGGATCAGACCAACCACTACGGCACCCTCTTCGGCGGACAGGCGCTGCGCCTGATGGACATGTCCGCGTTCATCACCGCCAGCCGCTACGCGCGGCGCACCGTCGTCACCGCGTCCAGCGAGCGCGTGGACTTCCACACCCCCGTGCGCCAGGGACAGCTGGTGGAGCTGGTGGGCCGCGTCGTCGCCACCGGCCGCACCTCCGTCACCGTGGACGTGGAGCTGTTCGCCGAGGACCTCCTGTCCGGCGCGCGACAGCTGTGCACACGCGGACGCTTCATCCTCGTCGCGCTCGACGCGGAGCGCCGTCCCACCGCTGTACCTCCGCTCGCGCCGGAGAACCAGACATGA
- a CDS encoding TIGR04013 family B12-binding domain/radical SAM domain-containing protein encodes MSQTPRKVSLVLSFQYPGKYAFTVLAGAVESDPALAEVSLHFPRSREALLDTLRQRVDAGDTVVAAWSFYSASFGPSVEELNWVRERLEGRDVLCIAGGVHATAETLQTLQAGFDLVAVGEGEHTLRAILLRVLKGEDPRATHGTAHLKDGKLVQHGHGEGVRLDDFPAFAVKHVKYGAIEITRGCIYACRFCQTPFMSKARFRHRTVPNIAHWARELLRMGRRDVRFITPTSLSYGTADETVNLAAVEELLAAVKEATAPDGRIFYGTFPSEVRPEHVTPEALALLKRYVANDNLIIGGQSGSERILQSTRRGHDVETVVRAARLAVEGGFVPNVDFILGLPGEEPSDVDATLDLMQRLSDLGARVHGHTFMPLPGTPFRDAAPGRLDARTRQRLDFLASQGRLYGHWKAQGVLAEAIAARRQPRAR; translated from the coding sequence ATGTCGCAGACGCCTCGCAAGGTCTCGCTCGTCCTGAGCTTCCAGTACCCCGGCAAGTACGCCTTCACCGTGCTCGCCGGCGCCGTGGAGTCGGACCCCGCGCTCGCGGAGGTGTCGCTGCACTTCCCTCGCAGCCGCGAGGCCCTGCTGGACACCCTTCGCCAGCGCGTGGACGCGGGCGACACCGTCGTCGCCGCGTGGTCCTTCTACTCCGCCAGCTTCGGCCCCTCCGTGGAGGAGCTGAACTGGGTGCGCGAACGCCTGGAGGGCCGCGACGTCCTCTGCATCGCCGGCGGCGTGCACGCCACCGCGGAGACGCTCCAGACGCTCCAGGCCGGCTTCGATCTCGTCGCCGTGGGCGAGGGCGAGCACACCCTGCGCGCCATCCTCCTTCGCGTCCTCAAGGGCGAAGACCCGCGCGCCACGCACGGCACCGCGCACCTCAAGGACGGCAAGCTCGTGCAGCACGGCCACGGCGAGGGCGTGCGCCTGGACGACTTCCCCGCGTTCGCCGTGAAGCACGTGAAGTACGGCGCCATCGAAATCACCCGCGGCTGCATCTACGCGTGCCGCTTCTGCCAGACGCCCTTCATGTCCAAGGCGCGCTTCCGGCACCGCACCGTCCCCAACATCGCCCACTGGGCCCGCGAGCTGCTGCGCATGGGCCGGCGCGACGTGCGCTTCATCACCCCCACGTCCCTGTCCTACGGCACCGCCGACGAGACCGTGAACCTGGCCGCCGTGGAGGAGCTGCTCGCCGCCGTGAAGGAGGCCACGGCCCCGGACGGGCGCATCTTCTACGGCACCTTCCCCTCGGAGGTGCGCCCGGAGCACGTCACGCCCGAGGCCCTGGCGCTGCTCAAGCGCTACGTGGCCAACGACAACCTCATCATCGGCGGCCAGTCCGGCTCCGAACGCATCCTCCAGTCCACCCGGCGCGGCCATGACGTGGAGACCGTGGTGCGCGCCGCCCGGCTCGCGGTGGAGGGCGGCTTCGTGCCCAACGTGGACTTCATCCTGGGCCTGCCCGGGGAAGAGCCCTCGGACGTGGACGCCACGTTGGACCTCATGCAGCGGCTGTCGGACCTGGGCGCCCGCGTGCATGGCCACACCTTCATGCCGCTGCCCGGCACGCCCTTCCGCGACGCGGCCCCCGGGCGTCTGGACGCGCGCACCCGGCAGCGGCTGGACTTCCTCGCGTCCCAGGGCCGCCTGTATGGCCACTGGAAGGCCCAGGGCGTGCTCGCGGAGGCCATCGCCGCCCGCAGACAGCCGCGCGCCCGCTAG
- a CDS encoding polysaccharide lyase, whose amino-acid sequence MKALHLWLVACLIPSLAAAEIVWRGDFETGNRSQYSAEQMVSSDRLQVVTSPVAEGRYALKATVKQGDDPINSSGNRNELVYLSNEKVGSEYWYRWKVMFANDFPSVDSWQLFTQWHHDGCCGSPPVEFFVKGEQVRLTLNDSGTVWSTPLKRGAWQEFIFHVKWSPDATVGYVELWLNGTQVLKKTKAKTMFSGQNNYLKLGLYRDDTIKPVGVVYHDGFIQATTREDVFPAAQPDPVVDAGTPVDAGTPVDAGTPQDPAPVVDAGSPVEPDPVVDAGTPQDPAPVVDAGTGTGTGPGTGVKPAPLDQGEGDADFKGGCSASGGSLAAFSLLGLLGLARARRRRS is encoded by the coding sequence TTGAAAGCACTGCACCTCTGGCTCGTGGCTTGTCTCATCCCGAGCCTCGCTGCGGCGGAAATCGTCTGGCGGGGCGATTTCGAGACGGGAAACCGCAGCCAGTACAGCGCGGAACAGATGGTGAGCTCGGACCGGCTCCAGGTGGTGACGAGCCCGGTGGCCGAAGGCAGGTACGCCCTCAAGGCGACGGTGAAGCAGGGGGATGACCCCATCAACTCCAGCGGCAACCGCAACGAGCTGGTCTACCTGAGCAACGAGAAGGTGGGCTCGGAGTACTGGTACCGCTGGAAGGTGATGTTCGCGAACGACTTCCCCAGCGTGGACTCGTGGCAGCTCTTCACGCAGTGGCACCACGACGGGTGCTGCGGGTCGCCGCCGGTGGAGTTCTTCGTGAAGGGCGAGCAGGTCCGCCTGACGCTGAACGACAGCGGCACGGTGTGGAGCACGCCGCTCAAGCGCGGCGCGTGGCAGGAGTTCATCTTCCACGTGAAGTGGTCCCCGGACGCGACCGTGGGCTACGTGGAGCTGTGGCTCAACGGCACCCAGGTGCTGAAGAAGACCAAGGCGAAGACGATGTTCTCCGGCCAGAACAACTACCTGAAGCTGGGCCTGTACCGGGACGACACCATCAAGCCGGTGGGCGTCGTCTACCACGACGGGTTCATCCAGGCGACGACCCGCGAGGACGTGTTCCCGGCGGCGCAGCCGGATCCGGTGGTGGACGCGGGCACGCCGGTGGACGCGGGCACGCCGGTGGACGCGGGCACGCCGCAGGACCCGGCCCCGGTGGTGGACGCGGGCAGCCCGGTGGAGCCGGATCCGGTGGTGGACGCGGGCACGCCGCAGGACCCGGCCCCGGTGGTGGATGCGGGCACGGGCACTGGCACGGGTCCGGGCACGGGCGTGAAGCCGGCGCCGCTGGACCAGGGCGAGGGTGACGCGGACTTCAAGGGGGGCTGCTCCGCGAGCGGCGGGTCGCTGGCCGCGTTCTCGCTGCTGGGCCTGCTGGGCCTGGCGCGTGCGCGCCGCCGTCGGAGCTGA
- a CDS encoding CoA-transferase subunit beta gives MGATASERMAFRAARELRDGDVVFVGIGLPNLACNLARATHAPGLFMIYESGAVGAMPERLPVSIGDPSLVTDSLAVVGQADIFQSLLQRGHIEVGFLGGAQVDRWGNLNTTVIGDYANPKVRLPGSGGACEIAVHARRLLIIMRMSPRTFVERCDFITSPGHQMNGRTRKELGMPGGGPTRIITDLGVLTFDETGEAVLTEVYEGVTVEQVKAACGWPLRVAPTLATGASPDAAVLHLLREKLDPKRLYL, from the coding sequence ATGGGCGCCACCGCCAGCGAGCGCATGGCCTTCCGCGCCGCGCGTGAGCTGCGCGATGGGGACGTGGTGTTCGTGGGCATCGGGCTGCCGAACCTCGCGTGCAACCTGGCGCGGGCCACGCACGCCCCGGGCCTGTTCATGATCTACGAGTCCGGTGCGGTGGGCGCCATGCCGGAGCGGCTGCCGGTGTCCATTGGCGACCCGTCGCTGGTGACGGACTCGCTCGCGGTGGTGGGGCAGGCGGACATCTTCCAGTCCCTGCTCCAGCGGGGGCACATCGAGGTGGGCTTCCTGGGCGGCGCACAGGTGGACCGCTGGGGGAACCTCAACACCACCGTCATTGGCGACTACGCGAACCCGAAGGTGCGGCTGCCCGGCAGCGGCGGCGCGTGTGAGATCGCCGTCCACGCGCGGCGGCTGCTCATCATCATGCGGATGAGCCCGCGCACGTTCGTGGAGCGGTGCGACTTCATCACCAGTCCGGGCCACCAGATGAACGGCCGCACCCGAAAGGAGCTGGGCATGCCCGGCGGCGGCCCCACGCGCATCATCACCGACCTGGGCGTGCTCACCTTCGACGAGACGGGCGAGGCGGTGCTCACGGAGGTGTACGAGGGCGTGACGGTGGAGCAGGTGAAGGCCGCCTGCGGCTGGCCGCTCAGGGTGGCCCCCACGCTGGCGACGGGCGCATCTCCGGACGCGGCGGTGCTGCACCTCTTGCGCGAGAAGCTGGATCCGAAGCGCCTGTATCTCTGA
- a CDS encoding CoA transferase subunit A, with translation MDKRCSMKEAIAASVHDGDSIVIDGFTHLICFAAGHEIIRQGRRNLTAIRLTPDLVYDQLIEAGCVKRLVFSWAGNPGVGSLHALRRRSEAGGSERLELEEYSHFGLLSRLQAAAAGLPFWPLDNYYGGDIARVNANIRTVHCPYTGRELATVPALHPDVTILHCQRADPEGNAQVWGLLGSQKEAAFAAKRVVVVAEEIVPTEVIRADPNRTVVPGILVSHVVHEPWGCHPSFVQGFHDRDNDFYVKWEDISRQPKTYQDYLEAFVHGVKDRRGYLERLEAGLLDRLRAKPRPCAGVDYGY, from the coding sequence ATGGACAAGCGCTGTTCGATGAAGGAGGCCATCGCGGCCTCCGTGCACGATGGCGATTCAATCGTCATCGACGGGTTCACCCACCTCATTTGCTTCGCGGCGGGGCACGAAATCATTCGCCAGGGCCGGCGGAACCTCACCGCCATCCGGCTCACGCCAGACCTCGTCTACGATCAGCTCATCGAGGCCGGCTGCGTGAAGCGGCTGGTGTTCAGCTGGGCCGGCAACCCGGGCGTGGGCAGCCTGCACGCGCTCCGGCGCCGCAGCGAGGCCGGCGGCTCCGAGCGGCTGGAGCTGGAGGAGTACTCGCACTTCGGGCTGCTGTCGCGCCTGCAGGCCGCGGCGGCGGGGCTGCCCTTCTGGCCGCTCGACAACTACTACGGCGGCGACATCGCGCGGGTGAACGCGAACATCCGCACGGTGCACTGCCCATATACGGGACGGGAGCTGGCCACGGTGCCCGCGCTGCACCCGGACGTCACCATCCTCCACTGCCAGCGCGCGGACCCGGAGGGCAACGCCCAGGTGTGGGGCCTGCTGGGCTCGCAGAAGGAGGCGGCCTTCGCGGCGAAGCGGGTCGTCGTGGTGGCGGAGGAGATCGTCCCCACGGAGGTCATCCGAGCGGATCCGAACCGCACGGTGGTGCCCGGCATCCTCGTCAGCCACGTGGTGCACGAGCCCTGGGGCTGCCACCCCAGCTTCGTGCAGGGCTTCCACGACCGGGACAACGACTTCTATGTGAAGTGGGAGGACATCTCGCGCCAGCCGAAGACGTACCAGGACTACCTGGAGGCCTTCGTCCACGGCGTGAAGGACCGGCGCGGCTACCTGGAGCGGCTGGAGGCGGGGCTCTTGGACCGGCTGCGGGCGAAGCCCCGGCCGTGCGCGGGGGTGGACTATGGGTACTGA
- a CDS encoding acetyl ornithine aminotransferase family protein encodes MHPLYPEVKVAPPGPNARAIIDVDRRYTSPSYIKEYPLVVERGEGPWVYDVDGNRFLDFMAGIAVASTGHAHPHVVKAIQEAAGRFLHICGTDFYYDGFSRLCERLASYLPEMGPKKVFLTNSGTEAVEGALKLARHHTRRQTIIAFKGGFHGRTYGAISLNSSKVAQRAFFGPLLPGVLHIPYANPYRCGNGCAPGACGDACNPVRLLETDWFVNHVDPREVAAIFVEPILGEGGYVVPPAGFLQELRRLCDAHGILLVFDEVQSGIGRTGHMFAAEHFGVMPDILLSAKGIASGMPLGAIIARESVMTWPRGSHGSTYGGNPVCCAAALATLDVVEGLLGGVREAGAHLVSGLQALQRGHPIIGDVRGVGLMVGAEFVRPGTREPAAAYVADLEQLAFQKGLLLLSCGKSTIRFAPPLVVGRHEVDVMLGILGACLQELDRRHGLKAS; translated from the coding sequence ATGCACCCGCTCTATCCCGAAGTGAAGGTCGCGCCCCCGGGGCCCAACGCCCGCGCCATCATCGACGTGGACCGGCGCTACACGTCGCCCTCGTACATCAAGGAATACCCCCTCGTCGTGGAGCGGGGTGAAGGCCCCTGGGTGTACGACGTGGACGGCAACCGCTTCCTGGACTTCATGGCGGGCATCGCCGTGGCGTCCACGGGGCACGCGCACCCGCACGTGGTAAAGGCCATCCAGGAGGCCGCGGGCCGCTTCCTCCACATCTGCGGCACGGACTTCTACTACGACGGCTTCTCGCGCCTGTGCGAGCGGCTCGCGAGCTACCTGCCAGAGATGGGCCCGAAGAAGGTCTTCCTGACCAACTCCGGCACGGAGGCCGTGGAGGGCGCGCTCAAGCTGGCGCGGCACCACACGCGCCGGCAGACCATCATCGCCTTCAAGGGCGGCTTCCACGGCCGCACCTATGGCGCCATCTCGCTCAACTCCTCCAAGGTGGCCCAGCGCGCCTTCTTCGGCCCGCTGCTGCCGGGCGTGCTGCACATCCCCTACGCCAACCCGTACCGCTGCGGGAACGGCTGCGCACCGGGCGCGTGCGGCGACGCGTGCAACCCGGTGCGCCTGTTGGAGACGGACTGGTTCGTCAACCACGTGGACCCGCGCGAGGTGGCCGCCATCTTCGTCGAGCCCATCCTGGGCGAGGGCGGCTACGTGGTGCCGCCCGCGGGCTTCCTCCAGGAGCTGCGCCGTCTGTGCGACGCGCACGGAATCCTGCTGGTGTTCGATGAGGTGCAGTCCGGCATCGGCCGCACGGGGCACATGTTCGCGGCGGAGCACTTCGGGGTGATGCCGGACATCCTGCTGTCCGCCAAGGGCATCGCGTCCGGCATGCCGCTGGGGGCCATCATCGCGCGTGAATCGGTGATGACCTGGCCGCGCGGCTCGCACGGCAGCACCTACGGCGGCAACCCGGTGTGCTGCGCCGCCGCGCTGGCCACGCTGGACGTGGTGGAGGGCCTGCTGGGCGGCGTGCGCGAAGCGGGAGCGCACCTGGTCTCCGGACTCCAGGCACTCCAGCGCGGGCACCCCATCATCGGCGACGTGCGCGGCGTGGGGTTGATGGTGGGCGCGGAGTTCGTGCGCCCCGGCACCCGCGAGCCCGCGGCCGCGTACGTGGCGGACCTGGAGCAGCTCGCGTTCCAGAAGGGCCTGCTGCTGCTGTCGTGCGGCAAGTCCACCATCCGCTTCGCGCCCCCGCTCGTGGTGGGACGGCACGAGGTGGACGTGATGCTGGGCATCCTGGGCGCGTGCCTCCAGGAGCTGGACAGGCGCCACGGCCTGAAGGCGAGCTGA
- a CDS encoding aspartate aminotransferase family protein — MNAIRYPDGNVLLRNLSREFPVVTHGEGIYLYDARSRRYLDGSAGALVASVGHGNREVADRIHEQLLQVAYVNGTHFTTDVTEALATRLCANAPAGLKRAAFLGSGSEAIEAAVKFARQMCVERGQPQRTRVLTRVPGYHGNTLYALSMSGRPHYQTFFGPMLSEVVTTPAPYPYRSGLEDYARDGAAHYARLLEETLQRVGPDTVAAFVAEPVIGSSAGASVPPPGYFEQVSAICRRHGILVIADEVMCGCGRTGRFFASDRVGLTPDLLVMGKGLSGGYAPLSAVLVREDHLEELRKGSGGFMHAQTYLQAPCMTAAGVAVLDYYERHGLVAHAARVGEYLQRRLREVLLPLPHVGSVQGVGLIAGVELVEDKATKRPFPRTRKVVEGLLAELFAQGLVLWPNTGHADGTNGDLVMVGPPLIITEPQVDELVDLLARGLTCFLERP; from the coding sequence TTGAACGCCATCCGCTATCCCGACGGGAACGTGCTCCTGCGCAACCTGTCGCGCGAGTTCCCCGTCGTCACCCATGGCGAGGGCATCTACCTGTACGACGCCCGGAGCCGCCGCTACCTGGATGGCTCGGCGGGCGCGCTGGTGGCCAGCGTGGGCCACGGCAACCGCGAGGTGGCGGACCGTATCCATGAGCAACTGCTCCAGGTCGCGTACGTCAACGGCACCCACTTCACGACGGACGTCACCGAAGCGCTCGCCACGCGCCTGTGCGCGAATGCGCCCGCGGGGCTGAAACGGGCGGCCTTCCTCGGCTCCGGTTCGGAGGCCATCGAGGCGGCAGTGAAGTTCGCGCGGCAGATGTGCGTGGAGCGCGGCCAGCCCCAGCGCACGCGCGTCCTCACCCGCGTGCCCGGCTACCACGGCAACACACTCTACGCGCTGTCCATGTCCGGACGGCCCCACTACCAGACGTTCTTCGGTCCCATGCTGTCGGAGGTCGTCACCACGCCCGCGCCCTACCCCTACCGCAGCGGCCTGGAAGACTACGCGCGGGACGGAGCCGCGCACTACGCGCGGCTGCTGGAGGAGACCCTCCAGCGCGTGGGGCCGGACACCGTCGCCGCGTTCGTCGCGGAGCCGGTCATCGGCTCGTCGGCGGGAGCGTCCGTGCCTCCGCCCGGATACTTCGAACAGGTGTCCGCCATCTGCCGCCGCCACGGCATCCTGGTCATCGCCGACGAGGTGATGTGCGGCTGCGGGCGCACCGGGCGCTTCTTCGCGAGTGACCGGGTGGGGCTCACGCCGGACCTGCTGGTGATGGGCAAGGGCCTGAGCGGCGGCTACGCCCCGCTGAGCGCGGTGCTGGTGCGCGAGGACCACCTGGAGGAGCTGCGAAAGGGCTCCGGTGGCTTCATGCACGCGCAGACCTACCTCCAGGCCCCGTGCATGACGGCCGCGGGCGTGGCGGTGTTGGACTACTACGAGCGGCACGGCCTGGTGGCGCATGCCGCGCGCGTGGGCGAATACCTGCAACGCCGTCTGCGCGAGGTCCTCCTGCCCCTGCCCCACGTGGGCTCCGTGCAGGGCGTGGGGCTTATCGCGGGCGTGGAACTGGTGGAGGACAAGGCCACGAAGCGGCCCTTCCCGCGCACGCGCAAGGTGGTGGAGGGGCTGCTCGCGGAGCTGTTCGCGCAAGGGCTCGTCCTCTGGCCCAACACCGGCCACGCCGACGGGACGAACGGCGACCTGGTGATGGTGGGCCCTCCGCTGATCATCACCGAGCCCCAGGTGGACGAGCTGGTGGACCTGCTCGCCCGGGGCCTGACCTGCTTCCTGGAGCGGCCATGA
- a CDS encoding aldehyde dehydrogenase family protein, whose translation MTFRITYSVLDADLTELHARFDAALATVRTRLGAEYPSWIAGKAHASGDLLDSRNPSRPSEVVGRFHRTAPGEVGRVVHAAKEAQRAWGATAWEERVRILRRAADLLSERRWELAAGMTLEVGKNRLEALGDVEESADLLRYYAGQVESAHGFHLPMARLSPREDTRSVLRPHGVFVVISPFNFPLALAAGMSAGALLGGNAVILKPSEDAPGCAEGLFQALRDAGLPGGVLQVVHGEGELLGSALVRHPAVDGVAFTGSTKVGMEIFRRLTEEHVRPALLELGGKNAAIVCRDADLEAAVEGCHRSAFGMSGQKCSALSRIYVHEDVRQDFVARLARKARDTVVGDPALASVFMGPVINAASVRRFEQAVAEARRDGTVRAGGDVPVLDASLAHGHFVAPTVVELPHTHRLMREELFLPFVGVASFRSLDEALALTNDSAYGLTAGIFSADPDTVEVFMARAEAGVLYANRRTGATTGAWPGVQPFCGWKASGSTGKGGCGPYYVSQFMREQSQTRMG comes from the coding sequence ATGACCTTTCGCATCACCTATTCGGTGTTGGACGCGGACCTGACGGAGCTGCATGCGCGCTTCGACGCGGCGCTCGCCACGGTGCGCACGCGACTGGGCGCGGAGTACCCGTCGTGGATCGCCGGCAAGGCGCACGCGAGCGGCGACCTGCTGGACAGCCGCAATCCGTCGCGGCCTTCGGAGGTGGTGGGCCGCTTCCACCGCACCGCCCCCGGCGAGGTGGGCCGCGTGGTGCACGCGGCGAAGGAGGCCCAGCGCGCGTGGGGCGCCACCGCGTGGGAGGAGCGCGTCCGCATCCTGCGCCGTGCCGCGGACCTCCTCTCCGAGCGCCGGTGGGAGCTGGCGGCGGGGATGACGCTGGAGGTGGGCAAGAACCGGCTGGAGGCGCTGGGCGACGTGGAGGAGTCCGCGGACCTGCTGCGCTACTACGCCGGCCAGGTGGAGTCCGCGCACGGCTTCCACCTGCCCATGGCGCGCCTGTCGCCTCGCGAGGACACGCGCAGCGTGCTGCGCCCCCATGGCGTCTTCGTCGTCATCTCCCCGTTCAACTTCCCGCTCGCGCTGGCGGCCGGGATGAGCGCGGGCGCGCTGCTGGGCGGCAACGCAGTCATCCTCAAGCCCAGCGAGGACGCCCCCGGCTGCGCCGAGGGCCTCTTCCAGGCGCTGCGGGACGCGGGCCTGCCGGGCGGCGTGCTCCAGGTGGTGCATGGCGAGGGGGAACTCCTGGGCTCCGCGCTGGTGCGCCACCCCGCGGTGGACGGCGTGGCCTTCACCGGCAGCACGAAGGTGGGCATGGAGATCTTCCGCCGCCTCACGGAGGAGCACGTGCGGCCCGCGCTGCTGGAGCTGGGCGGCAAGAACGCCGCCATTGTCTGCCGGGACGCGGACCTGGAGGCGGCGGTGGAGGGTTGCCACCGCTCCGCCTTCGGCATGTCCGGACAGAAGTGCAGCGCGCTGTCGCGCATCTACGTGCATGAAGACGTGCGCCAGGACTTCGTCGCGCGGCTGGCCCGGAAGGCCCGCGACACGGTGGTGGGGGACCCAGCGCTCGCGTCCGTCTTCATGGGCCCGGTCATCAACGCGGCCTCCGTGCGACGCTTCGAACAGGCCGTGGCGGAGGCGCGGCGCGACGGCACCGTGCGCGCGGGCGGCGATGTTCCAGTCCTGGACGCGTCGCTGGCGCACGGCCACTTCGTGGCGCCCACGGTGGTGGAGCTGCCCCACACGCACCGGCTGATGCGCGAGGAGCTGTTCCTGCCCTTCGTCGGCGTGGCGTCCTTCCGCTCGCTGGACGAGGCGCTGGCGCTGACCAACGACAGCGCCTACGGCCTCACCGCCGGCATCTTCAGCGCGGATCCGGACACGGTGGAGGTGTTCATGGCCCGCGCGGAGGCGGGCGTGCTCTACGCCAACCGCCGCACCGGCGCGACGACGGGCGCGTGGCCCGGCGTGCAGCCCTTCTGCGGGTGGAAGGCCAGCGGCTCCACCGGCAAGGGCGGCTGCGGTCCCTATTACGTCTCGCAGTTCATGCGCGAGCAGTCCCAGACCCGGATGGGTTGA